A single window of Treponema denticola ATCC 35405 DNA harbors:
- a CDS encoding ABC transporter ATP-binding protein yields MNTAVELKDVSFIYESSKDGRANLKKTSLNIKKGEFLLVTGISGCGKSTLTKCINGLIPRFYEGEFSGSVFINEKDISNFSIDEISKDIGSVFQSPKSQFFTDDVISELSFPCENYGISRDEIIERIAEVCSILHIENLLTEKLESLSNGQKQKIAIASILTLRPKIIVLDEPSSNLDFNSILILADILKILKQRGFTVIIAEHRLHYLKDLFDRVIYINEGSIQNEYTREEFLALTNTELNSKGLRSLHLFTNENEAEPIGPVHNKFNSDTEAEKICSLSDISFSFKDGTEILNSVNLDLYKNDIAALTGKNGAGKTTLAKIISGIYRQSAGSIKFGEKILNEKERVSRTNFVLQDVEYQLFGADVFSELLIGNKQLENVNEKIEKALKKLNLYDYKDEHPFSLSMGQKQRLIIAATYVRGCPLTILDEPTSGLDYGNMVRVGELIEEIAETSAVLIITHDFEFISKICNRLILLKDKKIALDSRLEKNDKKLESIFSTYL; encoded by the coding sequence ATGAATACGGCAGTAGAATTAAAAGATGTTTCTTTTATATATGAATCCTCAAAAGACGGAAGAGCAAATTTAAAAAAGACTTCTCTTAATATCAAAAAAGGAGAATTCTTACTTGTTACGGGCATAAGCGGCTGCGGAAAATCTACGCTGACAAAATGCATCAATGGCCTTATTCCTCGGTTTTACGAAGGAGAATTTTCAGGTTCCGTTTTTATCAATGAAAAAGATATTTCGAATTTCAGCATAGATGAAATTTCAAAAGACATAGGCTCGGTTTTTCAGTCTCCCAAGAGTCAGTTTTTTACCGATGACGTAATTTCGGAACTCAGCTTTCCTTGCGAAAACTACGGAATTTCCCGCGATGAAATTATAGAAAGGATTGCCGAAGTTTGTTCCATTTTACATATCGAAAATCTTTTAACCGAAAAACTTGAGAGCCTCTCGAACGGGCAAAAACAAAAAATAGCCATTGCCTCGATTTTAACCTTGAGGCCTAAGATTATAGTCCTTGATGAACCCTCGTCCAATCTGGATTTTAACTCTATCCTTATCCTGGCCGATATTTTAAAAATTTTAAAACAAAGAGGTTTTACCGTAATCATAGCGGAGCACCGCCTTCATTATCTAAAAGATCTTTTTGACAGAGTTATCTATATAAATGAAGGAAGTATACAAAACGAATACACTCGTGAAGAATTTTTAGCCCTTACAAATACGGAGTTAAATTCTAAAGGTTTAAGAAGTTTACATCTTTTTACAAATGAAAATGAAGCGGAACCCATCGGCCCTGTACATAATAAATTTAACTCCGATACGGAAGCCGAAAAAATATGCAGCCTTTCGGATATTTCGTTTTCGTTTAAGGACGGAACCGAAATTTTAAACTCGGTTAATTTAGACCTTTACAAAAACGACATTGCCGCCCTTACCGGAAAAAACGGAGCGGGAAAAACAACTCTCGCAAAAATCATATCGGGTATTTACCGCCAATCTGCCGGAAGCATTAAATTCGGAGAAAAAATTTTAAACGAAAAGGAAAGAGTGAGCCGCACAAATTTTGTTCTTCAAGATGTTGAATATCAGCTTTTCGGTGCCGATGTTTTTTCCGAGCTTTTGATAGGAAACAAACAGCTTGAAAACGTAAACGAAAAAATAGAAAAAGCCTTAAAGAAACTCAACCTTTACGATTATAAAGATGAGCATCCCTTTTCTCTTTCGATGGGACAAAAACAGAGGCTTATAATAGCGGCCACCTATGTTCGAGGCTGCCCGCTTACAATTCTCGATGAACCGACAAGCGGCTTGGATTACGGAAATATGGTCAGGGTAGGAGAACTTATCGAAGAGATAGCCGAGACTTCGGCAGTGCTTATAATAACCCATGATTTTGAATTTATCTCGAAGATATGCAACAGGCTGATTCTTTTAAAGGATAAAAAAATAGCCTTAGATTCAAGGCTTGAAAAAAACGATAAAAAACTGGAAAGTATTTTTTCCACATATTTATAA
- a CDS encoding MptD family putative ECF transporter S component, with amino-acid sequence MEKSNKFKTKDFVFIGIMTVVYIAVFMVIGFVTAAINPFLHAFSPAITGLVVGTIYLFLAIKVPKFGVFTISQLLLIMIVLILGMGYLPWLIGMFIGALLGDIAANTSKYKNKYTIAIASGFICLGSASGGVIPVLFFVEHYKKFCFERMQMNEAQVEQSIAASAGYLGVIILIATFVLGFAGVLIGSKILGKHFKNSGIK; translated from the coding sequence ATGGAAAAGTCAAACAAATTTAAAACAAAGGATTTTGTTTTTATCGGAATAATGACCGTAGTTTATATTGCGGTTTTTATGGTCATAGGTTTTGTTACTGCGGCAATAAATCCCTTTTTACATGCCTTTTCGCCTGCCATCACCGGGCTTGTCGTCGGAACAATTTATTTGTTTTTGGCTATCAAGGTCCCCAAATTCGGTGTCTTTACGATCAGCCAGCTCTTGCTCATTATGATTGTTTTGATTTTAGGAATGGGATATCTTCCATGGTTGATAGGTATGTTTATCGGCGCCTTACTGGGCGACATAGCAGCCAATACCTCAAAGTATAAGAACAAGTATACGATAGCCATTGCAAGCGGCTTTATATGCTTGGGAAGTGCTTCAGGAGGCGTTATTCCGGTCCTTTTCTTTGTAGAGCATTATAAAAAATTCTGCTTTGAAAGAATGCAGATGAATGAAGCTCAGGTGGAACAAAGCATTGCAGCAAGCGCAGGATACCTCGGCGTCATCATCCTAATTGCGACATTTGTCTTGGGCTTTGCAGGAGTTCTTATAGGCTCCAAAATATTAGGAAAACATTTTAAAAATTCCGGAATAAAATAA